One stretch of Asterias rubens chromosome 8, eAstRub1.3, whole genome shotgun sequence DNA includes these proteins:
- the LOC117293231 gene encoding alpha-N-acetyl-neuraminyl-2,3-beta-galactosyl-1,3-N-acetyl-galactosaminide alpha-2,6-sialyltransferase-like: protein MANKTFHKNRCLTSYRILVFALLYCLTCLICMTIFYDGSSTQVKVKPKNGPTQKPLRGPGKEKNDTIRSRTLSPGGNSTTGKPLNWRDEITKDLFHKKGPDLSVEDYQSLLGNKSIKFQCNQCAIVSSSGQLLGTGAGPQIDNNDCVFRMNNAPTKGYERDVGQRTTARVIGHVNLRKIFDDHLDAQSEFLVNTSTKADSIFIHWSYLTEIDKDPPPEYALAVELAKKFSNVSFNMFTPQKMKYAERLFHHETGLTRSEAKTWLSTGWYTILLAIDSCQQINIYGMVYEDYCKEHPNENVPYHYYDPNFKSECKYYHSSEVRLTSGHLFITEKAVFARWANIHSIHYFNPRWPPKRFTLSNQLLTPFVQRYQIAQNRLFSKLPIWKLFFHFAGLFYPLVH, encoded by the exons ACATCGTACAGGATACTAGTTTTCGCATTGCTCTACTGCCTGACATGCCTGATATGTATGACAATCTTCTATGACGGCAGTAGCACGCAGGTTAAAGTGAAACCAAAGAATGGACCCACGCAGAAACCGCTCCGAGGTCCCGGAAAGGAAAAGAACGATACAATCAGAAGTCGGACATTATCCCCTGGTGGTAATTCTACCACGGGCAAGCCTCTCAATTGGAGAGATGAAATTACTAAGGATTTATTTCACAAGAAAGGACCGGATTTGTCTGTAGAGGACTATCAGTCGCTTCTAGGTAACAAG AGTATCAAATTCCAATGCAATCAGTGTGCAATAGTTTCAAGTTCAGGCCAACTTCTTGGCACCGGAGCCGGGCCTCAAATAGACAACAACGACTGTGTCTTTCGTATGAACAATGCCCCAACCAAAGGTTATGAAAGAGATGTTGGTCAGCGCACCACGGCCCGCGTCATCGGCCACGTCAACCTTAGGAAGATATTTGACGATCATCTAGACGCCCAATCGGAGTTCCTGGTGAATACTTCCACCAAAGCGGACTCCATTTTTATTCATTGGTCGTATCTGACCGAAATTGATAAGGACCCTCCCCCAGAGTACGCTCTGGCCGTTGAGCTTGCTAAGAAGTTTAGCAATGTCTCCTTCAACATGTTCACTCCACAGAAGATGAAGTATGCCGAGAGGTTATTCCATcatgaaacagggttaacaaG GTCTGAAGCTAAGACATGGTTATCAACAGGGTGGTACACCATTCTCTTAGCCATTGACTCTTGCCAGCAGATTAATATTTATGGGATGGTCTACGAGGACTACTGCAA GGAACATCCGAATGAAAACGTGCCGTATCACTACTACGACCCCAACTTCAAGTCCGAGTGTAAGTACTACCACTCAAGCGAGGTACGCCTGACCAGCGGGCATCTCTTCATTACGGAGAAAGCGGTGTTTGCGCGCTGGGCCAACATCCACAGTATCCATTACTTCAACCCACGCTGGCCCCCCAAGAGGTTTACCCTAAGCAACCAGTTATTGACGCCGTTCGTCCAGAGGTATCAGATCGCCCAGAACAGGCTGTTTTCCAAGTTGCCGATATGGAAGTTGTTTTTCCACTTTGCAGGGTTATTCTACCCATTGGTTCATTGA